TGCTAGACCTCGATCTCACTCTGCTCAGCCAGACCTACCAACCGCAGCGGCGCGACGTTTGGGTGGAGTGGTGGCAATCGCTGTTCGTGGCCTTTGACTTGCGGCGGCGCTGTGCCCGCTGGGCCAGAGAAAGCCTTGCCTTCAACCGGCTACGAGCGGGCCTAGTGGAGCTATCGCGGCCAGAGGCTGAAGAACTGTCTTGGCCAGAGTTGCGTCAGCAGTTTACCGATCTGCTGGTGTCGCTGAGTGTCCCAGCTCAGCCGGGGCGGGGCGGGGTAGAGCTGCACAGACCGACTTCGGTCATGGGTGCGCGCTACGCCCACGTTTTTGTCATCGGCATGACAGAAGGTACTCTCCCTGCCCCCATCAGCAATGATCCGGTGCTGGATTTCTTTGAGCGGCAGCAGCTGCAGGCGCACGGCATTCCCTTAGCGGCAGCGGCAGCGCTGGCGAGGCGGGAGGCGCTAGCGTTTTACTACCTGCTGCAAACCGTGACAGAGCAGGTGACATTTTCCTATGCCAGGCTGAAGGAACGGCAGGCCCAACTGGCCAGCCCCTATCTTGATCGGCTAGCGCTCACGGTAGAACCTCCCCCAGCCTTGCCAGTTGCCAGCCCAGAGGCGCTGCGGCGGATTCTCCTGCGACAGTCTCTGCCGACTGAGGATGCCGTGTTAACCCGAACCGCCCACGCCTTTGCTGTCGAGCAGCACCGGGAAAGCAGCCAGCCAGCCGATGAATACGATGGCGTTATCGGCATTCCCTTTGACTACGCTGATTGGCCCTTTAGCGTGTCGCAACTGCGAAATTTGGGGCAGTGCCCGTTTAAGTGGTTTGCCAACAAAGTGCTGAGGCTGGGGCCTCTGGAGGAAGCAGAAGATGACCTAAGTTCCAGTCAACTGGGCACGTTCTATCACCGGGTGCTAGAGCTGATTGGGGTCGAAATTCAGCGAGACCCCTTCGTGGATCTGACTCGCCCTGAGCTGCTAGAGGAAGCGTTTGCAGCAGCGGAGCAGGAACTGATGCCAGCAGATTCGCCTGTCTGGGGCTTTCGGCGGCAAGAGCATCTGCGCTCCCTATCTTTAGTGCTTCAGCATCCAGACTTTTTGGCGGCGGGAGCCATTCCCGTGGTTTTAGAAGGGGCGTTTGAAGGGGAATGGCATGGCTTGAAGGTAAGAGGCCGGGTCGATCGGATTGACCAGACTGCTGCCGGGTTGGTGCTAATCGACTACAAAACGGGCAGCAGCCGTCCCCCTGGAATTAAGGACAAAACGGGAAAAGCCTGTATTGATCTGCAGCTTCCTCTCTATCAGGAGGTGGCTGGGCCAGCCCTCTGCCCAGATTCGACTGTGGCAGCGGCCTACTACTATTCCCTGCGAGGCCGCAAGAAAATTCCGATCTCTACCACTGCGCCCCAGCACGAGTTGCCCGATGCTATTGAGCGCTGTAAAGAGCACTTGCACCAGGGTAGTTATCCTGTTCAGCCCGACAACGCTAGGGCTGCCTGCCAATACTGCGATTTTGACGCCCTGTGTCGCCAGGGCAATCGGTTGAGCCGTAAGGAGAACAGCAATGGGACTGACTGAGCAGCAAAAGCGGGCGGCGCACGCCCCCGGCAGCGTAGCGGTCACCGCCGGGGCTGGCACGGGCAAGACTCACATGCTGGCCGAGCGGTACCTCTACTTTTTGAATCGGGGGTACTCGCCTCTGCAAATGGTGGCCGTAACGTTTACAGAAAAAGCGGCGACAGAGTTGCGATCGCGCATTCGCCGCACCATTACTACCCACCTAGCCGATCGCCCCGATCTGCTGGCCGAACTAGAAGCCGCTCAAATCAGCACTTTCCATGCCCTTGCTTCCCGCATTTGCCGGGAACACCCCGACAAAGCTGAGGTGCCGCCTGACTTCCAGATTTTGGAGGAGTTTGACAGCCCAATTTGGCAGGCGGAGCAGATGTCCGAGGCCCTAGCTCAGCTTCCCGGCCATCTCTATCAAGCGCTTTCTTTCTCCAAAATGCGGGATATTTTGGCAGGGCTGCTAGCCGATCCGCTAACCGCAGAGCAGGCATTGCCCAGAGTGCGAGCCGACTGGTTGCCCGCTGTTGCCTCTGCCCGCCAGCAGGCCCTAGACGACCTGCTAGCAGATGGTCTCTGGCAATGGGGCAAAACGACGCTAGCGGCCTACGCAGCTCCAGGGGATAAGCTAGAGGCTCATCGGCTGACGGCAGTGGCTGCGATCGCAACTCTCGAACAAGGCCATGAGATTGCCCCTTCCCTAACCGCTTTAGCTAGCCTCAAGATCAACGTCGGCAGCGCCCAGAATTGGGGCGGTAAAGAGGCGCTAGCCGAAGTTAAAGAAGCCCTCAAAGCGCTTCGGGGTTTGGCAGAAAGCACCTTGAAAGCGGGACTGATTACGCTGCAGCCCAGCGCCTGCGATGACCAGACTGAAGCGATGCTTCCGTCCATTCGAGCCGCCTTTGCCTGGGTTCGTGAATATCTGCAGGCGGCCAAATACCAGCAGCGCCTGCTCGACTTTAACGACCTGGAAGTTCACGCCCTCAAAGCCCTTGCCCATCCAGAGGTACAGACCTACTACGCCCAGCGCTGGAAAGTCTTTTTAATTGACGAATTTCAGGACACCAATCCCATCCAGGGGCAGTTTCTCGAAATTTTGACTGCCCAGGCAACTCTGACTATCGTGGGCGATGCCAAGCAATCGATCTACGGCTTTCGGCGGGCCGATGTGCAGGTTTTTCAGGCGTGGCAGCAGCGCCTTCACCCGTCGCCCGATGGCCCAGTGGAGCTGAGCCTGAGTTTTCGCACTCACCAGGCGCTCATGGCGCAGATCAATCAGGTGTTTGCTCCGGTTCTGGGTGACCTGCACCAATCGCTAGAGGCCTATCGCCAAGAAGACCTAGAGCCGACGCCTGCCCTCCAGCTCTATACCGTCTCCATTGACGAAGCCTATAAAAAAGACAACACGATTGACACCCATATCAATGCCTGCCGTCGAGTTGAGGCTCAGCAGATTGCTGACCTGGTAGAGCAAATGCTCCAGACCCCAATTCAGGTGCACGACAAGTCCACTGGCCAGCCACGAGACATCCAACCCAGCGATATTGCCGTCTTGGCGCGCAACTGGGCTCCGCTGGAGAGCTACGGCAGTGCGATCGCAGCCCGCAACATCCCCGTTTTGCAGGCGGGCGGCGGCAATCTGCTGGAAACTCGCCCAGCTAAAGATGTCTGGGCTCTGCTGCGCTTCCTGGCCGATTCCAGCGATAATCTAGCGCTGGCCGCCGTCTTGCGCAGCCCTTTCTTTGCCATCAGCGATACAGCCTTCTACCATGTTGCTCAATCCCTGGCTGACAAAACCACTTGGTGGCAGCACCTGAGAACGAGTAATGCGCCAGATCTCCAGACAGCAGCTAAAGCCCTCCAGCAACTGCAGATTGCTCGTCGCACAGAAACGCCCACCCGGCTGCTGCAGATTTGCGATCGCCTCACGGGCTATACCGCTGTCATCGCCAACCTCCCGGGCTCAGCCCGGCTCTTGGCCGACTGGAGCGGCTTTATGGAGTTGGTACGCACCTTAGAGCAGGGCAGTTATGACGTGCTGGGTGTGGTGCGTCGCCTCAAGCGCATTGCCGCAGGGGGTGCAGCGGTGCCCCGACCAGCTCTAGAAGGCGGCAACGCCGTCAGTCTAATGACCATTCACGGCTCTAAGGGCTTAGAGTGGCCCGTCGTCATCGTGCCTGATCTGTCTCACAGCAGCGCTGCCGACTATCCCACCCTGCGCTTTGATGCAGATCTGGGGCTAGCCCTCAAGCTAGAAGACGAGGCAGGAGAATCACAAAAATCAGCCCTCTATACCCTTTTGGAGCAACGTCAGCGCCTAGCAGACCGAGAAGAAAGCAAGCGGGTGCTCTACGTAGCCCTTACCCGCGCCCGCGACCAGCTTATCCTCACAGCTGCCGGTTCGTCTGGCGGTGGTCTTGACCTGCTCCAGCCCGGCCTAGAAGGCCTGATTGAGCCGACCCCCATTCCATTCCATCCAGAGCGGGCTCAGCTGGTTGAGCCCATCGCCCCAGAGCTGCCAACGCTGCCAAATCAGCTGATGGTGCATCCAGCAGGATCTGGATTTACAGAACTGCCTGTCACTGCCCTGAGCGACTATGCTTTATGCCCCCAGCGGTTCAAGTATCGCTATGTAGACGGGCACCCTGGCTTGCAGTCTGGTACAGGGCCGCAACAGTTCCCTCTGGAGCTAGGTCAGCTAACCCACAAAGCGCTGGAGCTAGGCATTGACGAGGCGGACAAACTCAGTCAATACGTGCCTCACCTGCCGTCAGCCATCGCGTCAACCCTAGCCCAAGAAGCCCTCACGCTCGCCCAAAAATTTCACCACTCTGAAGTCTATGCAGCCTATCGTCAGGGCCACCTGCAGTGGGAGCAGCCAGTCTCCCTGAAGGTGGGGGGGCTTACCCTAAACGGCGTAATAGATCTGCTAGGGGCTGACTTTGTGCTTGATTTCAAGACAGACACCGCGCTCCACCCAGAGCACCACCAGTTTCAGCTTTGGGCCTACGCCAGAGCCGCCGGACGAGACACAGCGCACCTGGCCTATCTCCGCCACGATTATCTACACAGTCTGAATGCAGCGACCTTGAGCCATTTAGACCAGTCCTCAGAGGCGCTGGTAAATCGGCTGGTGAAAGGGCAGTTCGAGCCTGAAGCCCACCCTATCGGCTGCGGCATTTGTCCTTATTCGGAGATTTGCGACAGTTGCGTGTAGGAGGGAGGGGACGCGTTTCCGTGTCCCCCCTTCTCCGCGTCTTTCTTCTCCCGCTTCTGCTGCGCCTTCAGCATTCGCGCCTGCAGATTTGCGTTACGCTCGGCGATGGCTGGGTCATCGGCGTACCAGGGTGGCACATCGTCGTAGTGGGGAATACCGTCGTCGATTAGGTAGCGGGCGTTGGCCGATTTGGGATAGCCTGCTGGAACGCCGCCTGTACAAACCACGAATAGGGGCACCTGATCGGCCGCTCTGAGGGCTCGCCGGGTCTGGGGGGAGACTCGCACGACGTCGCCTCGCTCTAGCGGAATTAGCTCGTCATCGGCCCAGAGCCAGCCAGCGCCCTCAACAACGATGTACACTTCTTCTTGCTCGGCATGGCTGTGGGTGAAGGTGTAGCCCTGGTTAGCGGGCAAGTGCAGTAACCCCAGCGCCACGCCCCGCAGCTTGAGCGAGTGGCGGGGACTGGTAAGCAGCGGCAGCTGATCAAAGTCAAAGTGAACTTTAGTAAAGGAATCTTCCGAGGGAGTGGGGCTGGCCATACAGTCTCAGTTTCAGGGCAGGGCGGCAGCAGAAAGGCACACTTTCCAGGATATCTTTTCTCAAAATTGATTCTGCTAAGGGCATGGGCGGGACGGTAAGACGGCAAATCAGGGGGATGGGTTGGGTGGCAGTGTGCTTTAGCCTGCTGCTTAATCTGCTGCTGCCGATGTCCCCTGCTTTGGCCCAGGGCAACGGGGGCGCAGCCAGTCTACCGCTGCTGACCGTGGAGATGCTGCAGCAGCGCCTTAGCACGCTGGATCAGCGGGACGGCAAGCCGACGATTGACCTGCGGCAAGTGGCGATCGATCTGCGGGCCGATAGCGATTTGCGCGATCGCTTCTACCGGCTGGTGCAGAACAAGCTCCAGAGCGGCAGCCGCCCCATTGGCCTAGACCTGAGCTACTCGCTGGTGTTGGGGGAGCTGGATCTGACCAAGCTGGGACTGCGAGCACCTCTCTATGGCGATGCCCTGGTGCCGCTGTTGGATACTGAAACGCAGGCCCAGTTGAGTCGCGATCGCAAACGTCTAAACCAGCTCAACCAGCTCTCGCGCTCCCTATTGATTCAGGAGAAAAGCACTGCCCAGCAAATTTATCTCATCCGGGGACCGCTGGTATTTGTGCAGACCCACTTTACGGGCAACGTAGTCGGGGCAGATATTTTCTTTCTGGATCGGCTGCTGTTTCAGGGCACCCAGTTTGACCAGTCCCTCAGCCTACCCGGTGCCCGCTTTGGCCAAAATGTCAACCTAACGGGGGCTCGCTTTAGCCAGGAGGTGAACCTGCGCAACAGCATTTTCTTCAAAAACGCTCGCCTCGATCAGAGCTATTTTGCAGGCGTTGTTACCTTCCAAGGTACCGAGTTTAAGCGCGATGCCAACTTTAACCAAAGCACCTTTATCAAAGAGGCCAACTTTAGTCGGGTGCAGTGGTTAGACAATGCTGACTTTGCCCAAACCGTGTGGAAGGAGCCTGTCTCGTTTTTCAAAGGCAGTTTTGACAAAGCGCTGTTTTTCACCCAGGCCCGCATTGAAGCGCCCCTTTCTATGCGGCAGGTGCGCTTTAGTGAGCCGATCAACTTTCGCAATGTGGCCCTCTCGGCCCAGGCCGACTTTGGTGATGCCGTTTTTCAAGAGCGGGCCTATATCAATGTCTCTGGCCTGGACTTTAACCCCGATCAGGCTCGTATTTTAGGGAATCCGGGGCAGATTGGCAAAGTGTTTTCGGTGCCGTCTCTCTCGGGAAATGAAACGCTGCTGCGGAACCTAGTGCGAAATTTTCGGCGGCTAGAGCAAATTTCTGATGCCTATCGGGTGGAATATACTGCCGAGCGGCTGCGGCTGCGGGAGCTGCGTCAGCGGCTGCTGGGGACCAACGTCAATACGGCTCCTCAGCTTAAGCTGGTGCAGATTGGCTTTACTGAAGCGCAGGCCCAGGCCATCGCTAGCCGCCGCAAAGTTCATCCTTTGCTGAGTGTGTCTGACCTATTGGATATCGAGGGCATTGACTTGGCGGCCTATGTTAAGGTGCGCGATCGCATTCTCACCCGCAGGCCGCTGTCGCCCTTGGGCCGGGTGCAGCTTTGCCTTCGTTGGCTCTGGCTAGATGGGCTGGTAGTGCTCAGCCGTTACGGTACAGGGGTCGGGCTGATCATTGGCATTGGTTTGATGGCAGTGGCCTGGTTTGCAGTACTCTTTTGGTTTATTGATCGCTATCGCCGCCGCTTGCCGACGCCCATCGTGCCCCCCCTCGCCCAAGCCCTTTGGATTGGGGTCAGCTTTTTTGCCTGTGCGAGCATTGGCCTCAGTATGGTGCTGCGTTCGGCTGACTATCCGGCCCCAATTTTGATCTGGTTGGCTGTCCTCATGCTGCCTTTACCCTTGGCCTGCATCGCCCGCATTTTACAAAAGGGCCGCTTTCACGATCTGATGGAGGAGAGCTACCTTAGGGAAGACGGCAGTATGCGGCAGCTGCGGCTGCTGATTACGCGGCTGCCAGTGATCCCCCTATTTCCCTTTTTTCGCGATCGCTTCACCCCAATTTTGCAAGACCGGCGCTGGTCCTGGTTAAACTATTACGATTTCAGCCTCAACAACTGGTTCAAATTCGGCTTTAATGACATCCGGTTGCGTGATCAGGACGTGCCGGGACTCATTACAGTCTTGGTTTGGTATCAGTGGGGGTTGGGGCTGATGTATGTCGCCCTACTCCTCTGGACGTTTTCCCGCACGATTCCTGGTCTCAACCTGCTGCTGTATTTCTAAACTCTTCTGCTGCTATGGCGTTCGATTCTCCTTCTTCTACTGACCAGGTGCAGCAGGCCAAAGCCGATTTGCGGCAGCGCCTGCTTAAAGCCCGGCAGGCTATCCCCGATCAGCTGTGGCGGCAAAAGAGCGATCGCATTTGCACCCACCTACAAAACTGGGTCTACTTTCAGCAGGCCCGCGTGGTGCTGGCCTACTGCAGCGTTCACAAAGAACCCGACCTTAGCCCCCTGCTCAATCAACCTCGAGCTTGGGGTTTGCCTCGCTGTGTCAGCAAAAATCAGCTTGCCTGGCACTATTGGAATGGCCAGTCTCGCTGGCCCCTACGCAAAGGCAAGTTCGGCATTCTAGAACCCCACCCCGAGTCACCCCCGGTCGATCCGACCCTGGTCGATTTAATCTTGGTACCGGCCATAGCTTGTGACGTGCGGGGCTACCGACTAGGCTACGGCGGCGGCTACTACGATCGCATGTTTAGCTCCGGCCTCTGGGCCAAGGTACCTACCGTAGGCATCGTGTTTGAGTACGCCCGCCTGCCCGAGATTCCCAAACTGTTTTGGGATCGGCCTTTGCGGGGGGTTTGTAGTGAGAGTGGACTCTTTTTAGGAAAGTAGGGTAGAAGGCAGAAAAAGCTGAGCTCCTCCCTTTTCTCTCCTTCTTTCTCCCTTATCCTCGCTGTTGCTGAAAAGTTCTGAAAAATTCAGGTTAGACTGAACAGTTAAGTCAGGGGTAGTCTGCAACGTCTTACAAACAATGGACTTTGACGACATCATTAGCCTGGTCAACCAGACCGTCATTTCCGCCAGAAAAAAGCCCCTAAGTGACGTGCAGCGAGTCGTCCTCAAGGGTTCCTGGGACAATCAGACCTATACCGACATTGCTAACGATGCCGTCGGCTACACAGAGGACTACCTAAAACGAGATGTTGGCCCTAAGCTCTGGCAGCTGCTGTCGGAGGTGACGGGGTACACCGTCAACAAGCGCAACATTCGCAATGCCATGCTGGAGTGGGCGGCTCAGCAGCTCCCTGAGCCGGAGCCCAGCAACGGCGTGGTGACCAAACCGCAAGCTGCTGTAAGCGAGCTGGCGGCAGAACAGGCGGCAGCTCCTTCTCGGCTGGCCCTGTGTCAGGCTTTGCGGATTGATGTCTCAGAGTTTTCTGGCAGGCAGGCAGAAC
The window above is part of the Pseudanabaena sp. FACHB-2040 genome. Proteins encoded here:
- a CDS encoding UvrD-helicase domain-containing protein — protein: MGLTEQQKRAAHAPGSVAVTAGAGTGKTHMLAERYLYFLNRGYSPLQMVAVTFTEKAATELRSRIRRTITTHLADRPDLLAELEAAQISTFHALASRICREHPDKAEVPPDFQILEEFDSPIWQAEQMSEALAQLPGHLYQALSFSKMRDILAGLLADPLTAEQALPRVRADWLPAVASARQQALDDLLADGLWQWGKTTLAAYAAPGDKLEAHRLTAVAAIATLEQGHEIAPSLTALASLKINVGSAQNWGGKEALAEVKEALKALRGLAESTLKAGLITLQPSACDDQTEAMLPSIRAAFAWVREYLQAAKYQQRLLDFNDLEVHALKALAHPEVQTYYAQRWKVFLIDEFQDTNPIQGQFLEILTAQATLTIVGDAKQSIYGFRRADVQVFQAWQQRLHPSPDGPVELSLSFRTHQALMAQINQVFAPVLGDLHQSLEAYRQEDLEPTPALQLYTVSIDEAYKKDNTIDTHINACRRVEAQQIADLVEQMLQTPIQVHDKSTGQPRDIQPSDIAVLARNWAPLESYGSAIAARNIPVLQAGGGNLLETRPAKDVWALLRFLADSSDNLALAAVLRSPFFAISDTAFYHVAQSLADKTTWWQHLRTSNAPDLQTAAKALQQLQIARRTETPTRLLQICDRLTGYTAVIANLPGSARLLADWSGFMELVRTLEQGSYDVLGVVRRLKRIAAGGAAVPRPALEGGNAVSLMTIHGSKGLEWPVVIVPDLSHSSAADYPTLRFDADLGLALKLEDEAGESQKSALYTLLEQRQRLADREESKRVLYVALTRARDQLILTAAGSSGGGLDLLQPGLEGLIEPTPIPFHPERAQLVEPIAPELPTLPNQLMVHPAGSGFTELPVTALSDYALCPQRFKYRYVDGHPGLQSGTGPQQFPLELGQLTHKALELGIDEADKLSQYVPHLPSAIASTLAQEALTLAQKFHHSEVYAAYRQGHLQWEQPVSLKVGGLTLNGVIDLLGADFVLDFKTDTALHPEHHQFQLWAYARAAGRDTAHLAYLRHDYLHSLNAATLSHLDQSSEALVNRLVKGQFEPEAHPIGCGICPYSEICDSCV
- a CDS encoding cupin domain-containing protein yields the protein MASPTPSEDSFTKVHFDFDQLPLLTSPRHSLKLRGVALGLLHLPANQGYTFTHSHAEQEEVYIVVEGAGWLWADDELIPLERGDVVRVSPQTRRALRAADQVPLFVVCTGGVPAGYPKSANARYLIDDGIPHYDDVPPWYADDPAIAERNANLQARMLKAQQKREKKDAEKGGHGNASPPSYTQLSQISE
- a CDS encoding pentapeptide repeat-containing protein: MGWVAVCFSLLLNLLLPMSPALAQGNGGAASLPLLTVEMLQQRLSTLDQRDGKPTIDLRQVAIDLRADSDLRDRFYRLVQNKLQSGSRPIGLDLSYSLVLGELDLTKLGLRAPLYGDALVPLLDTETQAQLSRDRKRLNQLNQLSRSLLIQEKSTAQQIYLIRGPLVFVQTHFTGNVVGADIFFLDRLLFQGTQFDQSLSLPGARFGQNVNLTGARFSQEVNLRNSIFFKNARLDQSYFAGVVTFQGTEFKRDANFNQSTFIKEANFSRVQWLDNADFAQTVWKEPVSFFKGSFDKALFFTQARIEAPLSMRQVRFSEPINFRNVALSAQADFGDAVFQERAYINVSGLDFNPDQARILGNPGQIGKVFSVPSLSGNETLLRNLVRNFRRLEQISDAYRVEYTAERLRLRELRQRLLGTNVNTAPQLKLVQIGFTEAQAQAIASRRKVHPLLSVSDLLDIEGIDLAAYVKVRDRILTRRPLSPLGRVQLCLRWLWLDGLVVLSRYGTGVGLIIGIGLMAVAWFAVLFWFIDRYRRRLPTPIVPPLAQALWIGVSFFACASIGLSMVLRSADYPAPILIWLAVLMLPLPLACIARILQKGRFHDLMEESYLREDGSMRQLRLLITRLPVIPLFPFFRDRFTPILQDRRWSWLNYYDFSLNNWFKFGFNDIRLRDQDVPGLITVLVWYQWGLGLMYVALLLWTFSRTIPGLNLLLYF
- a CDS encoding PD-(D/E)XK nuclease family protein produces the protein MGRWIYGNEHPYDKAHQLAAQGDYTVITSSQLAARALSARHQSLRSLAVKCLENQGWRVASPLMAQALFRQVLQDTLQPADLLGMARSWMPAVQSILQSCAGFAASPAVSPRTQQILQIAQQYRAALHQRQLVDVGEVFWRAAELQPQPQQILVYGYFQPQPDELAWINAIATSHSAFFLPCPSQALFTDSQAALNWLLQQGWERVPDPTPAGTPGETLGQIFLGVSASPPQTAAAHGYSTAEAEIRGTLAQVKELLLLGVPARDIAVVARDETAYGPKLIDIAWEYGVPLRALYDTPFLSTRLGGWLSLLLEVIEAGFPFEATAKLLSHPLASNPDGEFWSAVRSRHPRGVEQWGAIAKDLLDLDLTLLSQTYQPQRRDVWVEWWQSLFVAFDLRRRCARWARESLAFNRLRAGLVELSRPEAEELSWPELRQQFTDLLVSLSVPAQPGRGGVELHRPTSVMGARYAHVFVIGMTEGTLPAPISNDPVLDFFERQQLQAHGIPLAAAAALARREALAFYYLLQTVTEQVTFSYARLKERQAQLASPYLDRLALTVEPPPALPVASPEALRRILLRQSLPTEDAVLTRTAHAFAVEQHRESSQPADEYDGVIGIPFDYADWPFSVSQLRNLGQCPFKWFANKVLRLGPLEEAEDDLSSSQLGTFYHRVLELIGVEIQRDPFVDLTRPELLEEAFAAAEQELMPADSPVWGFRRQEHLRSLSLVLQHPDFLAAGAIPVVLEGAFEGEWHGLKVRGRVDRIDQTAAGLVLIDYKTGSSRPPGIKDKTGKACIDLQLPLYQEVAGPALCPDSTVAAAYYYSLRGRKKIPISTTAPQHELPDAIERCKEHLHQGSYPVQPDNARAACQYCDFDALCRQGNRLSRKENSNGTD
- a CDS encoding 5-formyltetrahydrofolate cyclo-ligase, whose protein sequence is MAFDSPSSTDQVQQAKADLRQRLLKARQAIPDQLWRQKSDRICTHLQNWVYFQQARVVLAYCSVHKEPDLSPLLNQPRAWGLPRCVSKNQLAWHYWNGQSRWPLRKGKFGILEPHPESPPVDPTLVDLILVPAIACDVRGYRLGYGGGYYDRMFSSGLWAKVPTVGIVFEYARLPEIPKLFWDRPLRGVCSESGLFLGK